The following proteins are co-located in the Telopea speciosissima isolate NSW1024214 ecotype Mountain lineage chromosome 9, Tspe_v1, whole genome shotgun sequence genome:
- the LOC122640120 gene encoding indole-3-acetic acid-amido synthetase GH3.10 has translation MESQPESQSVFCNDNHNINGFEDYDIIKWFEDVAENAGFVQTLTLRRIIQQNLGTEYLRKWLGDIEIQDIEPNALESLYTSLVPIASHADLEPYVHKIAEGNSTPILTQQPITTLSLSSGTTEGRQKYVPFTRHSSQTTLQIFRLAAAYRSRVYPIMEGGRILEFIYSSKQFQTKGGLKVGTATTHYYASEEFKIKQMKTKSFTCSPKEVISGGDYKQSTYCHLLLGLIYSDQVEFITSTFAFGIVQAFISFEDLWREICKDIREGTLSSRITIERIRKAVLDILSPNPSLAIKIEEKCKELEMANWSSLIPELWPNAKYVYSIMTGSMQPYLRKLRHYSGDLPLVSADYGSTESWIGVNVDPSSPPENVTFAVIPTFSYFEFIPLYRQNQDFTSAIDDFIEADPVPLSQVKVGQEYEVALTTFTGLYRYRLGDVVEVAGFYKGTPKLNFICRRKLILTVNIDKNTEKDLQLVVERGSQLLSQTRAELADFTSHADVANQPGHYIIYWEIKGEVEEQVLGECCREMDASFVDHGYVVSRRMNTIGPLELCIVEKGTFRKILDYFVENGAALSQFKTPRCTSNQVLLKILNACTIKRFHSTAYG, from the exons ATGGAATCACAACCAGAATCACAATCAGTTTTCTGTAATGATAACCATAATATTAATGGTTTTGAAGATTATGACATTATCAAATGGTTTGAAGATGTAGCAGAAAACGCAGGTTTTGTGCAGACCTTGACTCTTAGACGAATTATCCAACAGAATTTGGGTACAGAATATTTGAGAAAATGGCTGGGAGACATCGAAATCCAAGATATAGAGCCAAATGCACTGGAGTCTCTTTACACTTCTTTGGTTCCTATTGCTTCCCATGCTGATTTGGAGCCTTATGTTCACAAAATTGCAGAAGGAAATTCTACTCCAATCCTCACTCAACAACCCATCACCACTCTCTCCCTCAG TTCAGGAACAACAGAAGGAAGACAAAAGTATGTACCCTTCACACGCCATAGCTCACAGACTACTCTTCAAATCTTTAGGTTGGCAGCAGCTTACAGATCAAG GGTATATCCAATAATGGAAGGAGGGAGGATCCTTGAATTCATTTACAGTAGCAAACAGTTCCAAACAAAGGGCGGATTAAAAGTTGGAACAGCCACCACACATTACTATGCAAGTGAAGAATTTAAGATCAAACAGATGAAAACAAAGTCATTCACTTGCAGCCCCAAAGAAGTAATTTCAGGGGGAGATTATAAACAATCCACTTACTGTCACCTCCTTCTAGGCCTTATTTACTCTGATCAGGTGGAGTTCATCACTTCCACATTTGCTTTTGGTATAGTGCAGGCTTTTATATCCTTTGAAGACTTGTGGAGGGAAATATGTAAGGACATCAGAGAAGGCACTCTCAGCTCAAGAATCACCATAGAAAGGATAAGAAAAGCTGTGTTGGACATTCTCTCGCCGAACCCGTCTTTGGCTATAAAAATTGAAGAGAAATGCAAGGAGCTAGAAATGGCAAATTGGTCCTCTCTCATCCCTGAACTTTGGCCTAATGCCAAATATGTTTATTCCATAATGACAGGATCTATGCAACCATACTTGAGAAAACTGAGGCACTATTCAGGGGATTTGCCTTTAGTAAGTGCAGATTATGGATCCACAGAGAGTTGGATTGGAGTTAATGTGGATCCCTCTTCCCCTCCAGAGAATGTTACTTTTGCAGTAATTCCCacattttcttattttgaatTTATACCTCTTTATAGACAAAACCAGGATTTCACATCCGCCATTGATGACTTTATAGAAGCTGACCCAGTACCGCTCTCTCAAGTTAAGGTTGGACAGGAATATGAGGTTGCTCTCACCACTTTTacag GACTTTACAGATACAGATTGGGAGATGTGGTAGAGGTGGCTGGCTTCTACAAAGGAACACCAAAGCTGAACTTTATCTGTAGAAGGAAGCTAATATTAACTGTAAATATTGACAAAAATACAGAGAAAGACCTTCAGTTGGTGGTGGAGAGGGGATCCCAACTACTAAGCCAAACAAGAGCAGAGCTAGCTGATTTTACAAGCCACGCCGATGTGGCTAATCAACCAGGGCATTACATAATTTATTGGGAGATTAAGGGAGAAGTCGAGGAACAAGTACTTGGTGAGTGTTGCCGAGAAATGGATGCTTCGTTTGTCGATCATGGATATGTCGTATCAAGAAGGATGAACACAATTGGGCCTCTAGAGCTCTGCATTGTTGAGAAGGGGACATTCAGGAAGATTTTGGATTACTTTGTGGAGAATGGAGCAGCTTTGAGCCAGTTTAAGACACCTAGGTGCACTAGTAATCAGGTCCTCTTGAAAATTCTCAATGCCTGTACCATTAAAAGATTCCATAGTACAGCTTATGGGTAA